Proteins encoded by one window of Culicoides brevitarsis isolate CSIRO-B50_1 chromosome 2, AGI_CSIRO_Cbre_v1, whole genome shotgun sequence:
- the LOC134831482 gene encoding protein lines: protein MKFEKDNKNKIMSSNHEPPVKKRQRIEDDEVANNKTGRAGSVSLSPNHSTSSAGSNSPSTSSSTTSVDELDHALGIHSSSSTDLLNTTNDSCKDPVSLGVVLEQDWTDFVSAVEEKQCVCGLDDATIRRPFQRYLQVDGASSAVPLHEWPSDHIVKYLSNVQLFFDIYLKQNARGTICGKFVELCECIVNTQGLNMLEDVLELCNVRTESISKNKNGSAATKYILYLSGRVISCYLIIIKEELDNKWLKKIVDNLFIFEKLNDLAIRRINFSLDIIKYIIEFKDMDEHPLEEDINEQLAVNMLPPIETNYFAQQYLPGSSNNSAVTSSIFRNLADASHTHHHHRSNVAATDCHYVTLTDSESFDTTQIKCVTVQILENKWPALVNTMRDMIQKHRDIVHAETCTLTFLSLWENIISVKANLSVVETLPFYAQLDKFELLLCSHLSPIIYKQMLALFNEALCYGSTLALQDILPEETCNLAHHIVRHVRDFRILDYLPRQRQASCDPISVGFAGQSAPTIEYAPNTLDMSSSAAVSEAQTSPPPPPTLATYDKTLLQKLTLLVLKSVAVSVKQIRSDSSDSSIDSQDYEALQDMIVIERSIRDVLTRLETFMKNALEFHPESHFSKILIHLFADQDDYLIEAMVCTLDVTASISFRNNAFPELVAMLNPVYTFLEFLNMISNSSDLLLDLLVSNETCFLLYLLRYLKYIRLNWSMFVQSCQDARFGNNCLDETMSVLIRLRLKISRLVSKSLYPYDISPILRLLESCESLYEGNELS, encoded by the coding sequence atgaaattcgaaaaagataataaaaataaaatcatgtcATCGAATCATGAGCCACCGGTGAAGAAACGACAACGAATAGAGGACGATGAGGTGGCTAACAACAAAACGGGCCGTGCTGGAAGTGTCTCGCTGAGTCCGAATCATTCCACGAGCTCAGCAGGCAGTAATTCTCCAAGCACAAGTAGTTCCACGACCTCCGTTGACGAGCTAGATCACGCTTTGGGTATCCATTCGAGCAGCAGCACAGACTTACTGAACACCACAAACGATAGTTGCAAGGATCCCGTGTCCTTGGGCGTCGTACTGGAACAGGATTGGACGGATTTCGTGTCAGCTGTGGAGGAAAAGCAGTGTGTTTGCGGTTTAGACGATGCTACGATACGAAGGCCGTTTCAGCGATACTTGCAAGTTGATGGCGCGAGTTCTGCGGTGCCGTTGCACGAGTGGCCCAGTGATCATATCGTGAAATATCTGTCAAATGTGCAACTTTTCTTCGATATTTATCTGAAACAGAATGCACGGGGCACGATTTGCGGGAAATTTGTCGAGTTATGCGAGTGTATCGTCAATACGCAAGGACTAAATATGCTCGAAGACGTCCTGGAATTATGCAATGTGCGTACGGAAAGCATCAGCAAGAACAAAAATGGGTCGGCAGCGACAAAGTACATTCTGTATCTCTCTGGTAGAGTAATTAGctgttatttaattatcattaagGAGGAGTTGGACAACAAGTGGCTTAAGAAAATCGTCGATAACTTATTTATATTCGAGAAATTGAATGACCTAGCGATAAgacgaattaattttagtcTAGACATAATTAAGTACATCATTGAATTTAAGGATATGGACGAACATCCGTTGGAGGAGGACATTAACGAACAACTTGCCGTCAATATGCTACCACCAATCGAAACAAATTACTTTGCCCAACAGTATTTGCCCGGCAGCAGCAACAATTCCGCCGTCACCTCGtcaatttttcgcaatttagCTGACGCGAGTCAcacacatcatcatcaccgTTCGAACGTTGCTGCCACAGACTGCCACTATGTTACCTTGACGGACTCTGAGAGTTTCGACACCACCCAGATCAAGTGTGTCACCGTGCAGATACTCGAGAACAAGTGGCCCGCTCTCGTCAATACGATGCGCGACATGATCCAGAAGCATCGTGATATCGTGCATGCCGAAACGTGTACTTTGACCTTTTTGAGCTTATGGGAGAACATCATCAGTGTCAAGGCGAATTTATCTGTTGTGGAAACGCTTCCGTTTTACGCGCAACTCGATAAATTCGAACTTTTGCTTTGTAGTCACCTCTCGCCGATCATTTACAAACAAATGCTTGCCTTGTTCAACGAAGCCCTGTGTTACGGCAGCACCTTGGCTCTGCAGGACATCCTCCCGGAAGAAACGTGCAACTTGGCGCATCACATTGTGCGACACGTGCGCGATTTTCGCATTCTGGATTACTTGCCGCGACAACGTCAAGCAAGTTGCGACCCCATTTCCGTTGGATTTGCCGGGCAATCAGCTCCCACGATCGAATATGCACCAAACACCCTCGACATGTCTTCCAGTGCCGCCGTTTCCGAAGCACAAACctcgccgccgccgccgcccaCTCTTGCCACTTACGACAAAACCCTGTTGCAGAAATTAACGTTACTAGTACTCAAAAGTGTCGCCGTGTCCGTCAAACAGATCCGTTCCGACAGCAGTGACTCGTCCATCGACTCGCAAGACTACGAGGCGCTGCAAGACATGATCGTGATCGAACGCTCGATCCGCGACGTCCTCACACGACTGGAAACCTTCATGAAAAACGCCCTGGAGTTCCATCCGGAATCGCATTTCAGCAAAATTCTCATTCATTTGTTCGCCGATCAGGACGATTATTTGATCGAAGCGATGGTTTGTACGCTGGATGTTACGGCGAGCATTTCGTTTCGCAATAACGCGTTTCCGGAACTCGTCGCGATGCTCAATCCGGTCTACACTTTCCTCGAATTCCTCAATATGATTAGCAATAGTTCGGATTTGCTGCTGGATCTGCTCGTCAGCAACGAAACTTGCTTCCTGCTGTATTTGCTGCGGTATTTGAAGTATATTCGTCTCAATTGGTCCATGTTTGTACAAAGTTGTCAGGATGCGCGCTTCGGAAATAATTGTCTGGATGAGACGATGAGTGTGCTGATACGACTGCGACTCAAAATTAGCAGACTCGTGTCGAAAAGTCTGTATCCGTATGATATTTCGCCGATTTTGCGGCTGCTCGAGAGTTGCGAGAGTCTGTACGAGGGAAATGAATTGAGCTAA
- the LOC134832695 gene encoding uncharacterized protein LOC134832695: MNRKPLRDINTTEIASPSKMSTTNPGRTLSRHYSAKREAPEDNETPVKRQKTREEPQESSDPDNAFSQNIANVLGKHYFDVVGRLQLTAPPECVVKLGKCTQNHSASGKNNKNPAEFDEFMTREIAAFVTDGKIDVFFEQLSNIVMKGEFLGESLLQLMLETMLATNESKFQENYSEAIQETGHDIFMQTMKKFPPCWTKVRDRYFRLMTDPLQLETFQNKREYETDKGLFNLLILLLEHNLRNDDEASPSTSRQNINDTMDMNFAAWEEHTKQTYDFKKNSRNEKMERIFRVLGLLVNLMERDLAIWMLRNPRNIQKGLQSDKKPLIAALLWPTEVFSLNYAVKRIMKVFIECVHLNYPTGDLEVLSRLMNLIATCVNVAEFRTDFRRFPNITVEYPSINKNTEFFARELKRLMDDFPHFSITLYANVLKNLRTPCIKSVLARQILTRINPCKDTLKPGRDTPLHLLMSSLNHRDWRDADPRPPTSPTESDETSSKYPTMPPKATSRKKAFDIYREDLIAIQLTEVESHMNLYRVNDVYNTLRTPLEFNDDNNNNEPETKDFAEFNTKMLKNLLQHVKKVQFSSEELPKNDPLAKVFKSINLSQKFILNYREQIKLCYHLQCFFDKAVDKYPELADFQAYFNEKFTKE, from the exons ATGAATCGCAAGCCATTACGAGATATTAACACGACTGAGATCGCATCtccatcaaaaatgtcaacaaCAAATCCAGGTCGCACTCTCTCCCGCCACTATTCAGCGAAACGGGAGGCTCCCGAGGACAACGAAACCCCAGTCAAACGCCAAAAAACCCGAGAAGAACCCCAAGAATCCTCAGATCCGGACAATGCATTCAGCCAAAACATCGCAAATGTGCTCGGCAAACATTATTTCGACGTTGTGGGTCGCTTGCAACTCACTGCACCTCCCGAATGTGTCGTAAAATTGGGCAAATGCACGCAAAATCACTCGGCAAGtggcaaaaacaacaaaaatcccGCAGAATTTGACGAATTTATGACGCGCGAAATTGCTGCCTTTGTGACTGACGGAAAAATTGACGTATTTTTCGAGCAATTGTCGAACATTGTGATGAAAGGAGAATTTTTGGGTGAAAGTTTGTTGCAATTAATGCTGGAAACGATGCTCGCGACGAACGAATCAAAGTTTCAGGAGAACTACAGCGAGGCAATTCAGGAAACGGGACACGATATCTTCATGCAAACGATGAAAAAGTTCCCGCCGTGCTGGACTAAAGTCAGAGATCGATATTTTCGTCTCATGACAGACCCGTTGCAGTTGGAgacttttcaaaataaacgCGAATACGAAACGGACAAAGGCTTGTTCAACCTCTTGATTTTACTTTTGGAACACAATTTACGGAACGACGACGAAGCAAGTCCCTCGACATCACGTCAAAACATCAACGACACCATGGACATGAATTTCGCCGCTTGGGAGGAACACACGAAACAAACTTatgatttcaagaaaaattcccGCAACGAAAAGATGGAACGAATTTTCCGCGTCTTGGGACTTCTCGTCAACCTCATGGAACGCGATTTGGCAATTTGGATGTTGCGAAATCCGCGAAATATCCAAAAAGGTCTGCAAAGTGATAAGAAACCCTTGATAGCTGCGTTGTTGTGGCCAACTGAAGTCTTTTCGTTGAATTATGCCGTCAAACGGATCATGAAAGTGTTCATTGAGTGTGTACATTTGAATTATCCCACAGGAGATTTGGAGGTGTTGAGt cgCCTCATGAATTTGATCGCCACTTGCGTTAATGTTGCTGAATTCCGTACAGATTTCCGTCGATTTCCGAATATCACAGTTGAGTATCCGAGCATCAATAAAAATACGGAGTTTTTTGCTCGAGAGCTGAAACGACTCATGGatg aTTTCCCTCACTTCTCGATTACTTTATACGCGAACGTACTAAAGAACTTACGCACTCCTTGCATCAAATCCGTTCTTGCTCGTCAAATCCTCACCCGCATCAACCCGTGCAAGGACACTCTCAAACCGGGACGTGACACTCCGTTACATCTCTTGATGTCCTCCTTGAACCATCGTGACTGGCGCGATGCTGATCCTCGTCCTCCGACATCACCAACCGAATCTGACGAGACATCCTCAAAATATCCAACGATGCCCCCAAAAGCAACTTCCCGCAAAAAGGCTTTTGACATTTATCGCGAGGACCTCATCGCCATCCAATTGACCGAAGTTGAGAGTCACATGAACCTTTATCGCGTCAATGATGTCTACAACACTCTTCGAACGCCACTCGAATTCAACGacgataacaacaacaatgaacCAGAAACCAAGGATTTTGCCGAATTCAACacgaaaatgttgaaaaatttgttgcaaCACGTCAAAAAGGTGCAATTTTCCAGTGAGGAGCTTCCCAAAAACGATCCGCTGGCGAAAGTTTTCAAAAGTATCAACTTGAGTCAAAAATTCATCCTGAATTATCGCGAACAAATCAAACTTTGCTACCATTTGCAGTGCTTTTTCGACAAAGCAGTTGACAAATATCCCGAACTTGCGGACTTTCAAGCgtatttcaacgaaaaattcaccaaggagtga
- the LOC134832694 gene encoding protein transport protein Sec24A: protein MAQQPGPYYHQQMQQQQQQLPQFYPGVNKVNGQSQPPPPGQWAPPPMNTNLPPPPQQQPQMQMPPMNGPAKPPGNFPPPLTNGNNSNFSSRTASPAVTDPRSPHMPSQQHLQPPQIAQLQQAGNVLTPPKMAFGAASPLNSSTPNQSPSVASPQMSTVTNAMQQMNIRQQQQPPSQGMANGPTNNVPQFPKVVGLPQQQAMPQPPMNNNFPGQQVPMMNAMPQQQQQQQMNGNSTPNMANRMPGPQMNGNQPGMQPPQMNQVPNTAVNHQSAPQRPPMMPPQQQSYQPQAPPSLNATQNGPTPMNKRPMYPQQPQQQPQFNPAMPPMPQQQPQQQQYQQYPQQQQQQQQQTGFNGYNNQQQDRLQYQSNQPNVVNSGFNRIWGQDTVDLMQNRRILPLHKVTPPPIKLNHQFHEAVNCSPDIFRCTLNRVPESNSLLQKSRLPMGVLIHPFRDLNNLPVITSSVIVRCRVCRTYINPFVYFVDSKKWKCNLCYRVNDLPEEFLYDPVSKTYGDPTRRPEVKSSTIEFIAPSEYTLRPPQPAIFLFLLDVSSIAQQTGYLQVVCDTILDQLDKLPGDTRKQVGFIAYNSAVHFYNIAENFNQPHEVTVLDLEDIFLPFPDNLVVNLKACTELIKDLLAQLPKRFENQHDPYSSLGAALQAAYKLLSPTGGRITVFQTCLPNHGPGLLQPREDPNNRSSKDVQHLGPATDFYKRLALDCSGQQIAVDIFLLNSQYCDLATLSGVSKFSGGCIYHFPLFNANKPNMIKSFKQCFERYLTRKIGFEAVMRVRCTRGLQIHTFHGNFFVRSTDLLSLPNINPDAGFGLQISYEESLIDVKTVCFQAALLYTSSNGERRIRVHTLCVPVSASLSEIMQSADVQCIVGLLSKMAVDRSLSSNLSDARDAFINATVDVLSAYKLAQNLPSASGLLAPNNLALFPLYVLALLKHTAFRTGTSTRLDDRVYAMCEMKTLPLDQLMKFLYPDFYNIDSLFVGGENGAVKQEDGAILVNEPPRLQLSAEFLDTRSIFLLDGGSYMMLYIGSNVQPSLINSILGVASIQEVPDVCYSLPEIKTTQNEALHAFIESLNEEKPYAPVIQVIRDSSATRPLLTEKFIDDRNDSSLSYYEFLQHIKTQVK from the exons ATGGCACAACAACCAGGGCCTTACTACCATCAACAGatgcagcaacagcagcaacaactaCCGCAATTTTATCCCGGCGTCAATAAAGTGAATGGACAGTCTCAACCTCCCCCGCCTGGACAATGGGCACCACCCCCGATGAACACAAAtttgccgccgccgccgcaaCAACAGCCACAAATGCAAATGCCCCCCATGAATGGACCCGCGAAGCCTCCCGGGAACTTTCCGCCGCCACTGACAAATGGGAATaacagtaatttttcgtcGCGAACCGCATCGCCCGCTGTCACAGATCCACGTTCGCCTCACATGCCGTCGCAACAGCATCTGCAACCGCCGCAAATTGCGCAATTACAGCAAGCGGGCAACGTTTTGACGCCACCAAAGATGGCATTCGGTGCTGCTAGTCCCCTAAATTCGTCGACGCCGAATCAATCGCCTAGCGTGGCGTCGCCCCAGATGTCGACTGTGACAAATGCCATGCAGCAAATGAATATTcggcagcaacaacaacctcCGTCTCAGGGAATGGCGAATGGGCCGACGAATAATGTGCCACAATTTCCAAAAGTTGTTGGTTTGCCGCAGCAGCAAGCGATGCCACAGCCTCCGATGAACAATAATTTCCCCGGACAACAAGTTCCGATGATGAATGCGAtgccgcagcagcagcaacaacaacaaatgaaCGGAAATTCGACCCCAAACATGGCAAATCGCATGCCAGGACCCCAAATGAACGGCAATCAACCGGGAATGCAGCCGCCACAAATGAATCAAGTGCCTAATACTGCTGTAAATCATCAATCGGCGCCGCAGCGACCACCAATGATGCCCCCGCAACAACAATCGTATCAACCGCAGGCACCTCCGTCACTCAATGCGACCCAAAATGGACCAACGCCCATGAATAAGCGTCCCATGTACCCTCAGCAACCACAGCAGCAACCACAATTCAATCCTGCGATGCCTCCCATGCCACAGCAACAGCCCCAACAACAACAGTATCAGCAATATcctcagcagcagcagcaacaacaacagcaaacgGGCTTCAATGGGTACAATAATCAGCAGCAAGATCGTCTCCAATATCAAAGTAATCAACCAAATGTCGTGAATTCCGGATTTAATCGGATATGGGGACAAGATACGGTTGATTTGATGCAAAATCGAAGGATATTGCCGCTGCATAAGGTTACGCCGCCTCCCATTAAACTCAATCATCAATTTCACGAGGCCGTTAATTGTAGCCCGGATATTTTTCGGTGTACGCTGAATCGAGTGCCAGAGTCAAATAGTCTTTTGCAAAAGTCGCGACTTCCAATGGGGGTTCTGATACATCCGTTCAGGGAtttaaat aacTTACCGGTAATTACGAGCTCCGTGATAGTCCGATGTCGCGTGTGTCGAACTTACATCAACCCCTTTGTCTATTTCGTCGACAGCAAAAAGTGGAAATGTAATTTATGTTATCGTGTAAATGACT TGCCCgaagaatttttgtacgaTCCCGTGAGTAAAACTTATGGCGATCCAACGAGACGACCTGAGGTCAAATCTAGCACGATCGAGTTCATTGCTCCGTCTGAATATACG ttACGTCCTCCACAACCCGCAATATTCCTCTTTTTACTGGATGTTTCGTCGATCGCTCAACAAACGGGCTACTTGCAAGTGGTGTGCGACACAATTTTAGATCAATTGGACAAATTGCCAGGTGATACGAGGAAACAAGTGGGATTTATTGCCTATAACAGTGCCGTTCACTTCTATAATATCGcggaaaatttcaatcaaccACATGAAGTTACTGTCTTGGATCTCGAag acattttccTTCCATTCCCGGACAATTTGGTGGTGAATTTGAAAGCATGCACGGAACTAATCAAGGATTTGTTGGCACAACTACCAAAGAGGTTCGAAAATCAGCATGATCCGTACAGCTCGTTAGGAGCAGCACTACAAGCTGCCTATAAATTATTG agCCCAACTGGTGGACGAATCACTGTTTTCCAAACTTGTTTGCCGAATCATGGACCGGGATTACTGCAACCGAG agaGGATCCGAACAATCGCTCTTCGAAAGATGTTCAACATTTGGGTCCTGCTACCGATTTCTACAAGAGATTGGCTCTAGATTGCTCCGGACAACAAATTGCCGTCGATATTTTCCTTCTAAATAGTCAATATTGTGATTTAGCGACgttat cTGGTGTCAGTAAGTTCAGTGGGGGCTGCATCTATCATTTCCCGTTATTCAACGCAAACAAGCCAAATATGATAAAGTCCTTCAAGCAATGTTTCGAGCGTTATCTGACACGAAAAATTGGCTTCGAGGCTGTTATGCGGGTGCGATGCACGCGCGGCCTCCAAATTCACACATTCCATGGCAATTTCTTCGTGCGCAGCACAGATTTACTCTCGTTGCCCAACATCAACCCGGATGCCGGCTTCGGTTTGCAAATTTCCTACGAGGAAAGTCTCATCGATGTCAAGACGGTGTGTTTCCAGGCAGCTCTCTTGTACACCAGCAGCAACGGCGAACGTCGAATTCGCGTTCACACGCTTTGTGTTCCCGTTTCCGCGAGTCTTTCGGAGATTATGCAGTCCGCCGATGTGCAATGTATCGTTGGGTTGCTGTCAAAAATGGCCGTAGACCGATCACTTTCGTCGAATTTGTCGGATGCACGCGATGCGTTCATTAATGCAACGGTAGATGTGCTCAGTGCGTATAAATTGGCGCAAAATTTGCCGTCGGCAAGTGGGTTATTGGCACCGAATAACTTGGCGCTGTTCCCGTTGTACGTGCTAGCATTACTGAAACAC acGGCTTTCCGTACCGGAACAAGTACCCGATTAGATGATCGCGTGTATGCCATGTGCGAAATGAAGACGCTACCACTTGATCAATTGATGAAATTCCTGTATCCGGACTTTTATAACATCGATTCGTTGTTCGTGGGAGGCGAAAATGGCGCAGTTAAGCAAGAAGACGGCGCAATTTTAGTCAATGAACCACCAAGACTGCAACTTTCAGCGGAATT tttGGACACGAGATCAATCTTCTTGTTGGATGGCGGATCGTACATGATGCTGTACATAGGCTCCAATGTCCAACCATCACTAATAAATAGTATTTTAG GTGTTGCTTCAATTCAAGAAGTGCCAGACGTTTGTTATAGCTTACCGGAGATTAAAACGACACAAAATGAGGCGTTACATGCATTTATTGAAAGTTTAAATGAGGAAAAGCCTTATGCGCCTGTCATTCAAGTCATCag agATTCAAGTGCAACGCGTCCCCTACTAACGGAAAAGTTCATCGATGACAGAAACGATTCATCATTATcctattatgaatttttacaacATATAAAAACCCAGGTCAAGTAG
- the LOC134828827 gene encoding transmembrane protein 53-A-like encodes MINKVFNLNLVKRITYLSPPFRESFSTFRPLDLKLTSAKDESKGTPVVLLLGWLGCQDKHLKKYSKIYEDRGMTTLRYTVPGDALFVWRPKMTRISKSILRTLEEENLTKNPLIVHVFSNGGAYAFKYISDEMKNSQLELDIRGQIFDSAPCGAGALGNFYHVLKEIIGKDKIYSSLVASSLIFGVICIQILKYPFQAYLADKNPYEGLLQDQRNFPQLFLYSKEDKLMPFEDVEKFIKARKKLGIDVTSNCFNGSPHVSHYLMFKDAYLTLIDDFLKKCLNKK; translated from the exons ATGATCAACAAAGTATTCAACTTGAACCTCGTCAAAAGGATTACTTACTTATCGCCGCCGTTTCGTGAatcattttcaacatttaGACCTTTGGACCTGAAATTGACCTCGGCGAAGGATGAATCCAAGGGAACTCCGGTCGTTTTGCTGCTCGGATGGCTTGGATGTCAGGACAAACacctgaaaaaatattcaaaaatttacgagGATCGCGGAATGACAACTTTGAGATATACTGTGCCAGGCGACGCGCTTTTTGTGTGGAGACCAAAGATGACTCGCATATCAAAAAGCATCCTAAGGACCTTGGAGGaggaaaatttaaccaaaaatccgTTAATTGTGCATGTTTTCTCGAACGGCGGAGCTTATGCCTTCAAATACATCTCGGACGAgatgaaaaattcacaattgGAACTCGATATTCGag GACAAATCTTCGATTCAGCTCCTTGTGGGGCCGGGGCACTCGGAAATTTCTACCATGTATTGAAAGAAATTATcggaaaagacaaaatttactCATCATTGGTGGCTTCTTCCTTAATTTTTGGCGTCATTTGTATCCAAATCCTAAAATACCCGTTCCAAGCGTATCTGGCGGACAAAAATCCCTACGAAGGATTGCTCCAAGACCAAAGAAACTTCCCGCAActctttttatattcaaaagaaGACAAATTAATGCCTTTCGAGGACgtcgaaaaattcatcaagGCCCGAAAAAAGCTTGGAATCGACGTTACTTCAAATTGTTTCAACGGATCGCCGCACGTTTCACACTACCTCATGTTCAAAGACGCTTATTTAACgttaattgatgattttttaaagaaatgtttgaacaaaaaataa
- the LOC134829696 gene encoding UDP-glucosyltransferase 2-like, with protein sequence MRFPSIIPQTYSSILVVLFCLLKVACTANILGLFGFGSRSHHIWHKNIVESLAERGHNLTVLSPIKETLKVPNAHYIHLEGVFHYANKNDSFDLLNLADEGFIQHIFTTHEYCEGVCQGILASNGFQQLLDYPEDFKVDLVLYDFTCGPCLLGFLPKFKDPPLVSSTAFNNPPASTEIIGGHKQHAYVPYYQLSYGSQMTMRQRALNLFLHQFEILHRRYFLVPRLDKMVRRRFNTTDLPYLGDLERQTALMLVNTHPLIEISEPLPPNCIPVGMLHIKEPKPLEDSLRAFIEAGEKGAILFSLGSNIRSDLLTKTHQKMFLEAFRRTPELNFLWKFESDLDLELPPNVIISPWFPQNDILAHPRVRGFITHSGLHSTYEALYHGVPMVSIPFFADQHRNAQRCVLARVAERLELKHLSTESIVDVIQKVFRSTYYRERIRFRSSLVKDMPVKPLDNAIWWIEWLMRHPDKNYLRSPVLQLGQFKSNLYDLIGVLFVVTIILTVYITKRCCPRELEKRTLAKTNSVKGRSSTNGKKKSE encoded by the exons atgAGATTCCCTTCGATTATTCCACAAACGTACTCCAGTATTCTCGTTGTATTATTTTGTTTGCTCAAAGTCGCTTGCACGGCAAACATCTTGGGACTCTTTGGATTCGGATCGCGAAGTCATCATATctg GCATAAAAACATTGTCGAATCACTGGCAGAGCGTGGGCATAATTTGACGGTCCTCTCGCCAATTAAGGAGACGCTGAAAGTACCAAATGCCCATTACATTCATCTCGAGGGCGTCTTTCACTATGCCAACAAGAACGACAGTTTTGACTTGCTCAATTTGGCGGATGAGGGTTTTATTCAGCACATTTTCACGACGCACGAATATTGCGAGGGGGTTTGTCAAGGAATTCTCGCGTCAAATGGCTTTCAGCAACTCTTGGACTATCCGGAGGACTTTAAAGTGGATCTTGTGTTGTACGATTTTACGTGTGGCCCGTGTTTGCTTGGCTTTTTGCCGAAATTCAAGGATCCACCGTTGGTATCAAGTACTGCCTTCAACAATCCACCCGCCTCTACGGAAATTATCGGGGGCCACAAGCAACATGCATACGTGCCTTACTATCAGCTAAGTTACGGCAGTCAAATGACCATGAGACAACGGGCCTTGAACTTGTTCCTGCATCAATTTGAGATTTT acaTCGTCGCTATTTCCTGGTTCCTCGTTTGGATAAAATGGTTCGTCGACGTTTTAATACCACAGACTTACCTTACCTGGGTGACTTGGAGCGTCAAACAGCCCTCATGCTGGTCAACACGCATCCCTTGATCGAAATTTCGGAGCCATTGCCGCCAAATTGCATCCCGGTCGGCATGTTACATATCAAGGAACCGAAACCGCTGGAAGATTCCTTGCGTGCGTTCATCGAAGCTGGCGAAAAAGGTGCCATTCTCTTCTCACTCGGCTCGAATATCCGTTCGGACTTGCTCACAAAAACGCATCAAAAGATGTTTTTAGAGGCTTTTAGACGCACGCCCGAACTAAATTTCCTCTGGAAGTTCGAATCAGACTTGGATCTCGAATTGCCGCCAAATGTCATCATCAGTCCGTGGTTCCCGCAAAACGATATTCTCGCGCATCCGCGAGTTCGGGGCTTTATCACGCACTCCGGGCTGCATAGTACTTACGAGGCATTGTATCACGGCGTGCCAATGGTGTCAATTCCCTTCTTTGCCGACCAACATCGAAATGCGCAACGATGCGTTTTGGCTCGTGTTGCTGAACGGCTCGAGCTGAAACACTTGTCCACCGAAAGTATCGTCGATGTCATTCAAAAGGTCTTTCGATCGACATATTATCGCGAACGGATTCGCTTCCGCTCGAGTTTGGTGAAGGATATGCCGGTGAAGCCCTTGGATAATGCAATCTGGTGGATTGAATGGCTCATGCGACATCCGGATAAGAATTACTTGCGATCGCCAGTGTTGCAATTGGGACAATTTAAATCGAATTTATATGACTTGATAGGAGTTTTGTTCGTGGTGACGATCATTTTGACGGTTTACATTACGAAACGCTGCTGTCCTCGCGAACTGGAGAAACGAACGTTGGCAAAGACGAATTCTGTTAAAGGTCGCAGCAGCACGAATGGCAAAAAGAAAAGTGAATga
- the LOC134832876 gene encoding EKC/KEOPS complex subunit TP53RK, translating into MELLQQGAEGRIFIGDYKGQRCLVKERFVKNYRHPDLDAHLTKTRIKAEQKAVERCTKAGVLTPKIFEADIKDRKIYMEYLETSITSKQYIIEHGSNAALMEKLATAIGTAVGKMHANNIIHGDLTTSNMLIKPKTEDFADYDLVMIDFGLSQYSTTTEDKGVDLYVLERALLSTHSKVEGLFPKILEAYCTENAKGSKEVVAKLEEVRLRGRKRTMVG; encoded by the coding sequence atggaACTGCTCCAACAAGGTGCTGAAGGCAGAATTTTCATCGGCGATTACAAAGGTCAACGATGTCTCGTGAAAGAGCGCTTCGTCAAGAACTACCGTCACCCCGACCTTGACGCGCATTTAACAAAAACTCGCATCAAGGCGGAACAAAAAGCCGTGGAACGATGCACGAAAGCCGGTGTCTTAACCCCGAAGATTTTCGAAGCTGACATCaaagacagaaaaatttacatggaATATCTGGAAACGAGCATCACCTCGAAGCAATACATCATCGAACATGGCTCCAACGCTGCGTTGATGGAAAAATTAGCAACTGCCATCGGAACTGCTGTTGGAAAAATGCACGCAAATAACATCATTCATGGCGATTTGACGACTTCTAACATGTTAATCAAACCAAAAACGGAAGATTTTGCCGATTACGACTTGGTTATGATCGATTTCGGGCTTTCGCAGTATTCAACGACCACGGAGGACAAAGGAGTGGACTTGTATGTGCTTGAACGCGCCTTGTTAAGCACTCACAGCAAAGTTGAAGGCCTGTTTCCGAAGATTTTGGAGGCTTATTGTACTGAAAACGCCAAGGGCAGCAAGGAAGTCGTCGCTAAATTGGAAGAAGTGCGACTTCGGGGTCGAAAACGCACGATGGttggataa